In the genome of Microbacterium saperdae, one region contains:
- a CDS encoding cupin domain-containing protein — MSGLAAGTGVDAVALPLAHEPLPAAEVLAGSPTTAVHALTEMGGVEIGIWEMTPGSATDTEVDEVFVVLSGHATIAFDDPALPDLAVGPGSVVCLLEGQRTTWTVTETLRKVYIA; from the coding sequence GTGAGCGGTCTCGCCGCGGGGACCGGCGTGGACGCCGTGGCTCTCCCCCTCGCGCATGAACCCCTGCCGGCCGCGGAGGTGCTCGCGGGTTCTCCGACGACCGCCGTTCATGCACTCACCGAAATGGGTGGCGTCGAGATCGGCATCTGGGAGATGACGCCGGGCAGCGCCACCGACACCGAGGTCGACGAGGTGTTCGTCGTGCTCTCCGGGCACGCCACGATCGCCTTCGACGACCCTGCGCTACCCGACCTCGCGGTGGGGCCCGGTTCGGTGGTGTGCCTGCTCGAGGGACAGCGCACCACCTGGACCGTCACCGAGACGCTGCGCAAGGTCTACATCGCCTGA